Proteins encoded together in one Chrysemys picta bellii isolate R12L10 chromosome 22, ASM1138683v2, whole genome shotgun sequence window:
- the LOC135977097 gene encoding prosaposin-like → MRRGYLRGKMIAVLLLLSLLPGATALALPGGPPECLKGPEFWCRDVATASQCGRVQFCLVYGWDELPEGADERHPLVICWMCRTVIDGLKAMVPNMHDPRGVGKAIKKICSTVFYYWSDQCHEVVDQYVKPIEAGLAQDLESHEICINIGMCESQGHPGWKVPGPRRAPAAESPADTMGPAGA, encoded by the exons ATGCGACGCGGCTACTTGCGGGGCAAGATGATCGCggtgctgctgctcctctccctGCTTCCGGGGGCGACTG ccctggccctgccagGTGGGCCCCCCGAATGCCTGAAGGGCCCCGAGTTTTGGTGCCGGGACGTGGCCACAGCATCCCAGTGCGGCCGAGTGCAGTTTTGCCTGGTGTACGGCTGGGACGAGCTGCCTGAG GGCGCTGACGAGCGGCACCCCCTGGTGATATGCTGGATGTGCAGGACGGTCATCGACGGGCTGAAGGCAATGGTGCCCAACATGCACGACCCA AGAGGCGTGGGAAAGGCCATTAAGAAGATCTGCTCCACCGTCTTCTACTACTGGTCCGACCAGTGCCACGAGGTGGTGGATCAGTACGTGAAGCCCATCGAGGCCGGGCTGGCCCAGGACCTGGAGTCCCATGAGATCTGCATCAACATTGGCATGTGCGAGAGCCAGGGCCACCCAG GGTGGAAGGTTCCTGGCCCACGCCGGGCCCCGGCTGCAGAGAGCCCAGCGGATACCATGGGACCAG cTGGCGCGTGA